In the genome of Grus americana isolate bGruAme1 chromosome 16, bGruAme1.mat, whole genome shotgun sequence, one region contains:
- the RNF34 gene encoding E3 ubiquitin-protein ligase RNF34 isoform X2, with protein MWASCCGLLNEVMGTGAVRGQQAGFGGGAGPFRFAPNTDFSAYPSPAAAGANIVCKACGLSFSVFRKKHMCCDCKKDFCSVCSVLQENLRRCSTCHLLQETAFQRPQLMRLKVKDLRQYLILRNIPTDTCREKEDLVDLVLCHHGLGSEEDMDASSLHSSRSQTSGFFTHPFSMSVSVSSQGELANRRGSAGNGTPLRGQTETSSINNEEEESAEEQTPGLSRKRARASLSDISSLEDIEGLSVRQLKEILACNFVNYSGCCEKWELVEKVSRLYRESEENHKTQGEKMQLNDNDDNLCRICMDAVIDCVLLECGHMVTCTKCGKRMSECPICRQYVVRAVHVFKS; from the exons ATGTGGGCTTCCTGCTGTGGATTGCTGAATGAAGTCATGGGTACTGGAGCTGTCCGTGGCCAGCAGGCTGGCTTTGGGGGAGGCGCTGGCCCATTCAGATTTGCACCAAATACAGACTTCTCAGCATATccatctccagctgcagcaggcgCTAACATAGTTTGCAAAGCCTGTGgactttccttttcagtttttaggaaaaaa CACATGTGTTGTGACTGCAAGAAGGATTTTTGCTCAGTTTGTTCAGTCTTACAAGAGAATCTCAGAAGATGTTCCACTTGTCACTTGCTGCAAGAAACAGCCTTTCAGCGACCTCAGTTAATGAGATTGAAAGTAAAGGATCTGCGGCAGTATCTGATTCTCAGAAACATACCGACAGATACttgcagagagaaagaagactTGGTGGATCTCGTGCTGTGCCACCATGGATTAGGTTCGGAGGAGGATATGGACGCTAGTAGCTTGCATTCGTCACGGTCACAGACTTCGGGGTTTTTTACTCATCCATTTTCTATGTCTGTATCAGTGTCCTCACAAGGAGAACTTGCAAACAGAAGGGGAAGTGCAGGAAATGGAACACCTTTACGG GGACAAACTGAAACATCTTCTATAAATAATGAAGAAGAAGAGAGTGCAGAAGAGCAG ACCCCTGGATTGTCCAGAAAGCGAGCGAGGGCATCTTTGTCTGATATTTCAAGTCTGGAAGACATTGAAGGGCTGAGTGTTCGGCAGCTGAAGGAAATACTTGCGTGTAATTTTGTCAACTACTCAGGATGCTGTGAAAAATGGGAACTTGTGGAAAAAGTGAGCAGACTATACAGAGAGAGTGAGGAAAACCACAAGACAC AGGGTGAGAAGATGCAGCTGAATGACAATGACGATAACCTGTGCCGGATCTGCATGGATGCCGTGATCGACTGCGTCCTGCTGGAGTGCGGCCACATGGTCACTTGCACCAAATGCGGCAAGAGGATGAGCGAGTGCCCCATCTGCCGACAGTATGTTGTACGGGCTGTGCACGTGTTCAAATCTTAA
- the RNF34 gene encoding E3 ubiquitin-protein ligase RNF34 isoform X1 has product MKAGATSMWASCCGLLNEVMGTGAVRGQQAGFGGGAGPFRFAPNTDFSAYPSPAAAGANIVCKACGLSFSVFRKKHMCCDCKKDFCSVCSVLQENLRRCSTCHLLQETAFQRPQLMRLKVKDLRQYLILRNIPTDTCREKEDLVDLVLCHHGLGSEEDMDASSLHSSRSQTSGFFTHPFSMSVSVSSQGELANRRGSAGNGTPLRGQTETSSINNEEEESAEEQTPGLSRKRARASLSDISSLEDIEGLSVRQLKEILACNFVNYSGCCEKWELVEKVSRLYRESEENHKTQGEKMQLNDNDDNLCRICMDAVIDCVLLECGHMVTCTKCGKRMSECPICRQYVVRAVHVFKS; this is encoded by the exons ATGAag GCGGGAGCTACTTCCATGTGGGCTTCCTGCTGTGGATTGCTGAATGAAGTCATGGGTACTGGAGCTGTCCGTGGCCAGCAGGCTGGCTTTGGGGGAGGCGCTGGCCCATTCAGATTTGCACCAAATACAGACTTCTCAGCATATccatctccagctgcagcaggcgCTAACATAGTTTGCAAAGCCTGTGgactttccttttcagtttttaggaaaaaa CACATGTGTTGTGACTGCAAGAAGGATTTTTGCTCAGTTTGTTCAGTCTTACAAGAGAATCTCAGAAGATGTTCCACTTGTCACTTGCTGCAAGAAACAGCCTTTCAGCGACCTCAGTTAATGAGATTGAAAGTAAAGGATCTGCGGCAGTATCTGATTCTCAGAAACATACCGACAGATACttgcagagagaaagaagactTGGTGGATCTCGTGCTGTGCCACCATGGATTAGGTTCGGAGGAGGATATGGACGCTAGTAGCTTGCATTCGTCACGGTCACAGACTTCGGGGTTTTTTACTCATCCATTTTCTATGTCTGTATCAGTGTCCTCACAAGGAGAACTTGCAAACAGAAGGGGAAGTGCAGGAAATGGAACACCTTTACGG GGACAAACTGAAACATCTTCTATAAATAATGAAGAAGAAGAGAGTGCAGAAGAGCAG ACCCCTGGATTGTCCAGAAAGCGAGCGAGGGCATCTTTGTCTGATATTTCAAGTCTGGAAGACATTGAAGGGCTGAGTGTTCGGCAGCTGAAGGAAATACTTGCGTGTAATTTTGTCAACTACTCAGGATGCTGTGAAAAATGGGAACTTGTGGAAAAAGTGAGCAGACTATACAGAGAGAGTGAGGAAAACCACAAGACAC AGGGTGAGAAGATGCAGCTGAATGACAATGACGATAACCTGTGCCGGATCTGCATGGATGCCGTGATCGACTGCGTCCTGCTGGAGTGCGGCCACATGGTCACTTGCACCAAATGCGGCAAGAGGATGAGCGAGTGCCCCATCTGCCGACAGTATGTTGTACGGGCTGTGCACGTGTTCAAATCTTAA